The following proteins come from a genomic window of Dongia rigui:
- a CDS encoding tetratricopeptide repeat protein, which translates to MALGHKTLNALAACLFLLLAACDSPAEREAAHVARGKELLAAGDPVKAALEFRNALQINPVGAEATFMLAKIAEDAGDYLAALRGYRAVADQNAGNLDAQLKAGRLELYSGDPLSAIYRAEKVLSTAPTQLEARTLKAGALRLEGKLDQASKELDAVLAQDANHADALGLLAEIKLAQGKAAEAATLVDRGLQAVPGSIELTTLRLTIYRRQQDKDGIYAMLKKLVALQPDNPEYLANYAGERADEGDLLGAKALFEDAIAKNRGGEAIIARYAAFLEQRVGLDGAYQELMTPVAGASPGPAQKLLLAQLCLRSGALDKAEAAFEDVVSSAPKVSQRHEAQAGLAQLALLRHDNAAAEAIVAAILQEDAHQQGALLIRAGLRLAAQKFDAAIADLRMVLHGDPDQPTALSLLARGYMAQGDRELAGQTLRQLLEVDPRDVQAHLDMASLLAARAPAEALEHLDAAIALKPHASEILAQKALYLVTLGKPDMAELIGRDIIKADAKDPLGHQVLGEAAAARKDETIALGAFISALDNGGDFKVLGPKIVQAYVDGGKLADAIAFLSQRLTRDPDDATSLVLLATLRQGVGDGGDAIQLLDRAMAVAPGEPAAYLVKARLLGAAGRYSDSAQVMAIATAKMPGNVDVALAAAAALEASGDVDAARVGYERVLALAPNNLVAINNLATLIADSWAEDSVRLSQARNLAERFRASNNATQLDTLGWVLTRQGQFDDALPVLARAVALQPDNQGIQYHYAVALDGKGLGDKARAAITLAIQGEPRFRGVADARRLAERIR; encoded by the coding sequence ATGGCACTTGGCCATAAGACCCTCAACGCCCTGGCTGCGTGTTTGTTCCTTTTGCTCGCTGCTTGTGATTCACCTGCCGAACGCGAAGCAGCCCATGTCGCCAGGGGGAAGGAACTCCTGGCGGCCGGCGACCCGGTGAAAGCAGCGCTGGAATTCCGCAACGCCCTGCAGATCAACCCGGTCGGTGCCGAAGCCACCTTCATGTTGGCCAAAATCGCCGAAGATGCGGGCGATTATCTGGCGGCACTCCGTGGCTACCGGGCTGTTGCCGACCAGAATGCCGGTAATCTCGACGCACAGTTGAAGGCAGGCAGGCTGGAGCTCTATTCGGGCGACCCGCTCAGCGCCATCTATCGTGCCGAAAAGGTCCTGTCCACGGCGCCCACCCAGCTTGAGGCGCGCACGCTCAAGGCGGGCGCACTGCGCCTCGAAGGCAAGCTCGATCAGGCGAGCAAGGAGCTGGACGCCGTGCTGGCGCAGGACGCTAACCATGCCGACGCCCTGGGCCTGCTGGCTGAAATCAAGCTGGCGCAAGGAAAGGCGGCGGAGGCTGCAACGCTGGTGGACCGTGGGTTGCAGGCAGTCCCTGGCAGCATCGAGCTGACAACGCTGCGCCTCACTATATATCGGCGGCAGCAGGACAAGGACGGCATCTATGCGATGCTGAAAAAGCTGGTAGCGCTGCAGCCGGACAATCCCGAATACCTCGCCAACTACGCCGGTGAACGCGCCGACGAAGGCGACCTCCTCGGCGCCAAGGCGTTGTTCGAGGACGCGATCGCCAAGAACCGTGGTGGCGAGGCGATCATCGCCCGCTATGCCGCGTTCCTGGAGCAGCGTGTCGGCCTTGATGGCGCCTATCAGGAATTGATGACGCCCGTCGCCGGGGCGTCGCCGGGGCCGGCACAGAAACTCCTTTTGGCGCAGCTCTGTCTGCGCTCGGGCGCCCTGGACAAGGCCGAAGCCGCGTTCGAGGACGTCGTGAGTTCAGCCCCCAAGGTCAGTCAGCGTCATGAGGCACAGGCCGGCCTCGCCCAATTGGCCCTGCTGCGGCACGACAATGCGGCCGCCGAGGCGATTGTCGCCGCCATTCTGCAAGAAGATGCGCATCAGCAGGGGGCCCTGCTCATCAGGGCCGGCCTGCGTCTCGCCGCCCAGAAATTCGATGCGGCCATCGCCGATCTACGCATGGTGCTGCATGGCGATCCGGACCAGCCAACGGCATTGTCCCTGCTGGCGCGCGGCTACATGGCGCAGGGCGACAGGGAACTCGCCGGCCAGACGCTGCGCCAGCTGCTTGAGGTCGATCCGCGCGATGTGCAGGCACATCTCGACATGGCCAGTCTGCTGGCGGCGCGGGCGCCGGCTGAAGCGCTCGAACATCTTGATGCGGCCATCGCCCTGAAGCCACATGCCAGCGAAATTCTGGCGCAAAAGGCCCTCTATCTGGTCACGCTGGGAAAGCCTGACATGGCGGAGCTTATCGGGCGCGACATCATCAAGGCCGATGCGAAGGACCCTTTGGGCCATCAGGTACTCGGTGAAGCCGCCGCCGCCCGCAAGGATGAGACAATCGCCTTGGGGGCCTTCATCTCCGCGCTCGACAACGGCGGCGATTTCAAGGTGCTGGGGCCGAAGATCGTCCAGGCCTATGTCGATGGCGGCAAGCTTGCCGATGCCATTGCATTCCTCAGCCAGCGCCTCACACGCGATCCTGACGATGCCACCTCGCTGGTGCTGCTGGCAACGCTGCGCCAAGGGGTCGGCGATGGCGGCGATGCCATTCAGTTGCTGGACCGGGCCATGGCCGTGGCGCCAGGCGAGCCGGCAGCCTATCTCGTCAAGGCGCGATTGCTGGGTGCGGCCGGACGCTACAGCGATTCCGCCCAGGTCATGGCCATCGCCACCGCCAAAATGCCGGGCAATGTCGATGTGGCGCTCGCCGCGGCGGCGGCACTGGAAGCAAGCGGCGACGTCGATGCGGCCCGCGTGGGCTATGAGCGGGTGCTGGCCCTTGCGCCCAACAATCTCGTCGCCATCAACAATCTGGCAACCCTGATCGCCGATTCCTGGGCCGAGGACAGCGTGCGGCTGAGCCAGGCGAGAAACCTCGCCGAACGCTTCCGGGCCAGCAACAACGCCACACAGCTCGACACTTTGGGCTGGGTCCTCACGCGCCAGGGCCAATTCGACGACGCCCTGCCCGTTCTTGCCCGGGCGGTAGCCCTGCAGCCCGATAACCAGGGCATCCAGTATCACTATGCCGTCGCCCTGGACGGCAAGGGCCTCGGCGACAAGGCGAGGGCCGCCATCACACTGGCAATTCAGGGCGAGCCGCGCTTCCGGGGGGTGGCGGACGCCCGGCGCCTTGCGGAACGCATTCGTTAA
- a CDS encoding collagen-binding domain-containing protein has product MKANTGKSTTRALALACCAALSLAAAPAKAEPVSANAILDSYNLIVFGDLTSSSHVDGKTFVSGNVTGGDYGQHYSELPVDGVPTLTVGGDLKGNVNMNGSGLTVGGNIATNNLNLNKGGDIKVGGNITSNLNANFNGNGDLYAKGSVTNNANVNANGGDIYLGGTVQSGNANANGGGQKFVNSAVPATVVPDVASEAATIKETLTTYSSYLSNLVANSATSGTGKVTFDAAPGADGVAVFNISDAVAFFGGANEFQFNLNGAKSIVINVSGAAGSLITIAANFLAGIATELADNTVWNFVDATDIVINNQFGGSILALLAHVTNNANIEGTLVAGKVTQNAEIHYNGGKDLPPVTKTPIPAALPLFAAALGGLAYARRVRNRRGQSTRAAA; this is encoded by the coding sequence ATGAAGGCAAACACCGGTAAATCAACCACACGCGCACTCGCATTGGCATGCTGCGCCGCACTCTCGCTGGCGGCAGCACCGGCCAAGGCCGAGCCGGTCAGCGCCAACGCCATTCTGGACAGCTACAACCTCATCGTCTTCGGCGATTTGACCAGTTCGTCCCATGTTGATGGGAAGACCTTCGTCAGCGGGAACGTTACCGGCGGCGATTACGGCCAGCATTACAGTGAACTGCCGGTTGACGGCGTCCCGACCCTGACCGTCGGCGGTGACCTCAAGGGCAACGTCAACATGAACGGCTCGGGCCTGACGGTTGGCGGCAATATCGCCACCAACAACCTCAACCTGAACAAGGGCGGGGACATCAAGGTCGGCGGCAATATCACCTCGAACCTCAATGCCAATTTCAACGGCAATGGCGACCTCTACGCCAAGGGGTCGGTGACGAACAATGCCAACGTCAACGCCAATGGCGGCGACATCTATCTGGGCGGCACGGTCCAGTCCGGCAATGCCAACGCCAATGGCGGCGGCCAGAAGTTCGTCAACTCCGCCGTACCGGCCACGGTGGTACCGGACGTCGCCAGCGAGGCAGCGACGATCAAGGAAACGCTGACGACCTATTCCAGCTATCTCTCCAACCTGGTTGCCAACAGCGCCACCAGCGGCACCGGCAAGGTGACGTTCGATGCGGCGCCAGGCGCTGATGGCGTCGCCGTCTTCAACATCTCCGACGCCGTTGCCTTCTTCGGTGGCGCCAACGAGTTCCAGTTCAACCTCAACGGCGCCAAGTCGATCGTCATCAATGTGAGCGGCGCTGCCGGCTCGCTCATCACCATCGCCGCAAACTTCCTCGCTGGCATCGCGACCGAGCTTGCCGATAACACAGTCTGGAACTTTGTCGACGCGACCGACATCGTCATCAACAACCAGTTCGGCGGCTCGATCCTGGCCCTTCTCGCCCATGTGACGAACAACGCCAACATCGAGGGCACGCTGGTGGCGGGCAAGGTCACGCAGAATGCCGAGATCCACTACAACGGCGGCAAGGACCTGCCCCCCGTGACCAAGACGCCGATCCCGGCCGCCCTGCCGCTCTTTGCGGCGGCGCTGGGTGGTCTCGCCTATGCCCGCCGCGTACGCAATCGCCGCGGCCAGTCGACGCGGGCCGCCGCCTGA